The proteins below are encoded in one region of Enhydrobacter sp.:
- a CDS encoding restriction endonuclease subunit S: MLGEVLRQDTQYVHDLEPRAYPKLSVKLYGRGVVLDAPADGGSVKMEKHQLARSGQVILSEIWAKKGAIGIVPPEGDGALCTSHFFLFDIDGRKAFPGFIAWLLRGNYFEPQLNAEARGTTGYAAIRPKQFLATSIPLPSLDEQRRIVARIEELAAKVKEASKLRAESARASQALSASILDRLLPKSAPEMPLRELVMPGTSISYGVLVPGADTENGVPFVRVQDLSVKSPLSMPNKRISKDIAAQYKRTTLQGGEVLIGVVGSIGKIGMAPQSWAGANIARAVCRVLPRQDVDARFLAESLSDRRCQDYFREQTRTLAQPTLNVGQLENTPIKLPSLDEQRRIVAELDALQTKVDTVRALQTETATELDAVLPAILDKAFKGGL; this comes from the coding sequence ATGCTTGGTGAGGTTTTGAGGCAAGACACGCAATACGTCCACGATCTCGAGCCAAGGGCATATCCGAAGCTCTCAGTAAAGCTCTACGGGCGTGGCGTTGTCTTGGACGCCCCCGCAGATGGCGGTTCCGTCAAGATGGAAAAGCATCAGCTTGCGCGATCTGGACAAGTCATCCTTTCGGAAATTTGGGCGAAGAAAGGAGCCATAGGTATCGTGCCGCCGGAAGGTGATGGGGCGCTTTGTACGTCCCACTTCTTTCTTTTCGACATAGACGGAAGAAAGGCTTTCCCGGGTTTTATCGCGTGGCTACTTCGCGGCAATTACTTCGAGCCTCAACTCAATGCAGAGGCTCGGGGCACTACCGGCTACGCAGCAATTCGACCAAAACAATTTCTAGCAACCTCAATTCCTCTTCCGTCGCTTGATGAGCAACGCCGCATCGTCGCGCGCATCGAGGAACTGGCCGCAAAGGTGAAGGAAGCAAGCAAGCTGAGGGCTGAGAGCGCCCGTGCCTCGCAAGCACTATCAGCTTCCATCTTGGACAGGCTTCTTCCTAAGTCCGCTCCAGAGATGCCCCTACGCGAATTAGTCATGCCTGGGACATCAATTTCATACGGCGTTCTGGTTCCCGGAGCAGATACGGAAAATGGCGTCCCATTTGTTCGAGTGCAAGACTTGTCCGTCAAGTCGCCTTTATCAATGCCGAACAAGCGAATATCCAAGGATATCGCCGCACAATACAAGCGCACGACCCTTCAAGGTGGGGAAGTCTTAATTGGCGTTGTGGGAAGCATCGGTAAAATCGGCATGGCTCCGCAGTCGTGGGCTGGAGCCAACATTGCACGCGCAGTCTGCCGTGTGCTTCCAAGGCAGGACGTTGATGCGCGCTTTCTTGCAGAGAGCCTTTCTGATCGCCGTTGTCAGGATTACTTCCGAGAACAAACTCGAACATTAGCTCAACCAACGTTGAATGTGGGCCAACTCGAAAACACCCCAATCAAGCTCCCATCGCTTGATGAGCAGCGCCGCATTGTCGCCGAACTCGACGCACTGCAAACCAAAGTCGAC
- a CDS encoding class I SAM-dependent DNA methyltransferase yields MARTKKKNGAEAAPMTTSQMLGRLLKSARDIMRKDKGLNGDLDRLPLLTWIMFLKFLDDLEQQREEETALSGKKFKAAIEAPYRWRDWAADPQGITGDELLSFINSDEAVRADGTKGPGLFAYLRSLSSSNGDNRRDVIATVFKGVDNRMKSGYLLRDIINKVDGIHFTSSDELHTLGALYESMLREMRDAAGDSGEFYTPRPVVRFMVEVTDPRLCETVLDPASGTGGFLVEAYNHLEKQVKTVVDRKRLQNGTITGCEPKSLPYLLCQMNLLLHGLDAPQIDPGNALRFKLSEIGERERVDVILTNPPFGGEEEKGIQGNFPEDRQTAETALLFLQLIMRKLKRHPTPVGRPARAAVVVPNGTLFGDGVCARIKEELLKEFNLHTVVRLPNGVFAPYTSIPTNILFFDRSGPTKEVWYYEQPLPDGRKNYTKTQPMQFDEFKGCIAWWANRQESDQAWKVSAKELLNAGCNLDRKNPRAKVDFEHLPPDQLADDILKKELRIAELMQEIKRALGASA; encoded by the coding sequence ATGGCACGAACTAAGAAAAAGAACGGCGCAGAAGCCGCGCCGATGACGACCTCCCAGATGCTCGGGCGCCTTCTCAAATCCGCGCGCGACATCATGCGCAAGGACAAGGGGTTGAACGGCGATCTCGACCGTCTGCCGCTGCTGACATGGATCATGTTTCTCAAATTCCTCGACGATCTCGAGCAGCAGCGTGAGGAGGAAACCGCGCTGTCGGGCAAGAAATTCAAGGCCGCCATCGAGGCGCCGTATCGCTGGCGCGATTGGGCCGCCGATCCGCAGGGGATCACGGGCGATGAATTGCTTTCCTTCATCAATTCCGACGAAGCAGTGCGTGCGGACGGGACGAAAGGCCCAGGCCTGTTCGCTTATCTGCGCTCGCTCTCAAGCTCCAACGGCGACAACCGCCGCGACGTGATCGCCACCGTGTTCAAGGGCGTCGATAATCGCATGAAGAGTGGCTATCTGCTGCGCGACATCATCAACAAGGTTGACGGGATTCATTTCACCTCGTCGGATGAGCTTCACACCCTCGGTGCCCTCTATGAATCCATGCTCCGCGAAATGCGTGACGCGGCGGGCGATTCTGGCGAGTTCTACACGCCGCGCCCTGTCGTCCGCTTCATGGTAGAAGTCACCGATCCGCGCCTTTGCGAAACCGTCCTTGACCCGGCCAGCGGTACAGGCGGGTTTCTGGTAGAAGCGTACAACCACCTTGAAAAGCAGGTAAAGACTGTCGTCGACCGCAAGCGCCTTCAAAACGGCACCATTACCGGCTGCGAGCCCAAGTCCCTGCCTTATCTGCTTTGCCAGATGAATCTTTTGCTGCACGGGTTGGATGCACCGCAGATTGACCCCGGCAATGCCCTGCGCTTTAAGCTCTCTGAGATCGGCGAAAGAGAGCGCGTCGATGTGATCCTCACCAACCCGCCCTTTGGCGGGGAGGAGGAAAAGGGTATCCAGGGCAACTTCCCGGAAGACCGCCAGACGGCGGAAACCGCGCTGCTATTCCTCCAGCTCATCATGCGCAAGCTCAAACGCCACCCGACTCCCGTGGGGCGCCCGGCGCGTGCGGCAGTCGTCGTGCCGAATGGAACGCTGTTCGGCGACGGCGTTTGCGCGCGCATCAAGGAAGAGCTTCTCAAGGAGTTCAACCTTCATACCGTCGTGCGGCTGCCCAATGGCGTGTTCGCGCCCTACACCAGCATCCCCACCAATATCCTGTTCTTCGACCGCTCCGGCCCGACAAAAGAGGTCTGGTATTACGAGCAGCCCTTGCCCGATGGGCGCAAGAATTACACCAAGACCCAGCCCATGCAGTTCGACGAGTTCAAGGGCTGCATCGCGTGGTGGGCAAACCGCCAGGAAAGCGATCAGGCGTGGAAGGTGTCCGCCAAGGAGTTGCTCAACGCGGGCTGCAACCTCGACCGCAAGAACCCTCGGGCCAAGGTGGACTTTGAGCACCTGCCGCCCGATCAGCTCGCCGACGACATCTTGAAGAAGGAACTGCGGATCGCTGAGCTGATGCAGGAGATCAAAAGGGCGCTTGGGGCAAGCGCATGA